One region of Bombus affinis isolate iyBomAffi1 chromosome 5, iyBomAffi1.2, whole genome shotgun sequence genomic DNA includes:
- the LOC126916774 gene encoding gamma-aminobutyric acid type B receptor subunit 1 isoform X1, with translation MIGLVIFLTLTGAIGGSLPPDDADNVLHIGGIFPIRGKGGWQGGQACMPAVNLALDDVNREKNLLPGFILKLHSNDSECEPGLGASVMYNLLYYKPHKLMLLAGCSTVCTTVAEAAKMWNLVVLCYGASSPALSDRNRFPTLFRTHPSATVHNPTRIKLLQKFGWSRVAILQQAEEVFISTVEDLEARCKEAGIEIVTRQSFLSDPSDAVRNLRRQDARIIVGLFYVVAARRVLCELYHQNLYGKSYVWFFIGWYEDNWFEKNLETEGITCTIEQMRRAAEGHLTTEALMWNQNNDTTISGMTSEDFRQRLNKVLKESSFDIDNNHYPEGYQEAPLAYDAVWSVALAFNKTMEKLSKQGKSLKNFTYTNKEIADEIYSAINSTQFLGVSGYVAFSSQGDRIALTQIEQVVDGKYVKLGYYDTQSDNLTWRNMERWIGGKVPQDRTIVRTVLRTVSLPLFICMGTISSVGIVIALALIIFNIWNRHRRVIMSSHPVCNTIMLVGVIACLVSVFLLGIDGRFVAPWEYPAICQARSWMLSTGFTLAFGAMFSKVWRVHRLTTKTKADQAKLFMAKQKVSSIQKKVQPWKLYTMVSGLLAVDIVLLVSWQVFDPLQRKMETFPLESSSSGDDDAMIRPELEHCESIHNNIWLGLVYSYKGIILVFGLFLAYETRSIKVKQINDSRYVGMSIYNVVVLCLITAPVTMVIASQQDANFAFVALAIIFCCFLSMALIFVPKVIEVIRHPKDKAESKYNPDVGMSKEDEERYQKLLSENDELQKLIAAKEEKIKLLKQTLAERDTLKGGSGNVPKDSLIVADFVTGEGTSDSAIGGGISVYTQSSRASASDFEFSGSYL, from the exons ATGATAGGGCTTGTTATATTTTTAACGTTGACGGGAGCGATCGGGGGTTCGTTACCTCCCGACGACGCCGACAATGTGTTGCATATCGGTGGCATTTTTCCCATACGAGGAAAGGGTGGATGGCAGGGTGGCCAG GCTTGCATGCCAGCGGTGAACCTGGCTCTAGACGATGTTAACCGTGAAAAAAATTTGTTACCTGGATTCATACTGAAGCTTCACTCGAACGATAGCGAG TGCGAGCCAGGACTCGGTGCCTCGGTGATGTACAATTTATTATACTATAAACCACACAAATTAATGTTGTTAGCCGGATGTAGTACGGTATGTACGACCGTCGCTGAAGCAGCGAAAATGTGGAACCTGGTAGTG TTGTGTTACGGTGCGTCATCTCCTGCGTTGTCGGATCGAAATCGGTTCCCGACGCTTTTCAGGACACACCCGTCAGCCACGGTGCACAATCCCACGAGAATTAAACTGTTGCAAAAATTTGGCTGGTCTCGAGTGGCAATCTTGCAGCAAGCCGAAGAAGTGTTCATATCT ACCGTAGAAGATTTAGAGGCACGTTGCAAGGAAGCAGGAATAGAAATAGTTACGCGTCAGAGCTTCCTGTCGGACCCGTCGGACGCGGTGAGAAATCTGCGTCGCCAAGATGCCAGAATCATCGTCGGTTTGTTTTACGTGGTGGCCGCGAGAAGAGTTCTCTGCGAATTGTATCATCAGAATCTTTACGGCAAAAGTTACGTGTGGTTCTTCATCGGTTGGTACGAGGATAATTGGTTCGAGAAGAACTTGGAAACGGAGGGAATCACGTGCACGATAGAACAAATGAGGCGCGCGGCTGAAGGACACTTGACGACCGAGGCTCTCATGTGGAATCAAAATAACGACACGACAATCAGCGGGATGACTTCCGAGGATTTTAGGCAGAGATTAAACAAAGTGCTGAAGGAAAGCAGCTTCGACATCGATAACAATCACTACCCCGAAGGTTATCAAGAAGCGCCCCTCGCTTACGACGCGGTTTGGTCGGTGGCGTTAG CTTTCAATAAAACAATGGAGAAGCTGAGTAAGCAAGGAAAGAGTCTAAAGAACTTCACCTACACCAACAAGGAGATAGCAGACGAAATTTACTCGGCGATCAACTCCACTCAGTTTCTAGGGGTATCT GGATACGTTGCATTTAGTTCGCAAGGTGACAGAATCGCATTGACCCAAATCGAGCAAGTGGTCGATGGAAAGTACGTTAAGTTGGGATATTACGATACGCAAAGCGACAATCTGACTTGGAGGAATATGGAAAGGTGGATCGGTGGCAAAGTACCTCAGGATAGGACCATCGTAAGGACCGTTCTAAGGACAGTCTCGTTGCCTTTGTTTATTTGCATGGGAACTATATCATCGGTGGGAATCGTAATAGCGCTggcattaataatttttaatatatggaACAGGCACAGAAG GGTTATAATGTCGTCACATCCTGTGTGCAATACAATAATGCTTGTTGGAGTGATAGCGTGTCTGGTGTCGGTGTTTCTGTTGGGAATCGATGGTAGATTCGTTGCACCGTGGGAATATCCAGCTATCTGCCAGGCTAGATCCTGGATGTTATCTACGGGATTTACTCTGGCGTTCGGCGCGATGTTCAGCAAAGTGTGGCGGGTCCACAGACTCACGACAAAAACGAAAGCCGATCAAGCGAAA TTGTTCATGGCTAAACAAAAAGTTTCGTCCATACAGAAGAAAGTTCAACCGTGGAAGCTGTATACGATGGTAAGCGGACTGTTAGCGGTGGATATAGTGTTGTTAGTCTCCTGGCAAGTATTCGATCCTTTGCAAAGAAAGATGGAAACCTTTCCGTTGGAGTCGTCTTCGTCTGGCGATGACGACGCAATGATCAGACCCGAGTTGGAGCATTGCGAGAGCATACACAATAATATTTGGCTTG GTTTGGTTTACAGCTACAAAGGAATAATTCTGGTATTCGGGCTGTTTTTGGCGTACGAAACGAGGAGCATCAAAGTTAAACAGATCAATGATTCTAGATACGTCGGGATGTCGATATACAACGTGGTTGTTCTCTGTTTGATCACAGCGCCGGTGACGATGGTGATTGCCAGCCAGCAAGACGCTAATTTCGCTTTCGTTGCACTCGCCATTATTTTCTGCTGTTTCTTAAGCATGGCGCTGATCTTTGTGCCTAAAGTGATCGAAGTGATCAGGCATCCGAAAGACAAGGCCGAATCTAAGTACAATCCGGACGTGGGCATGTCGAAGGAAGACGAGGAAAGGTATCAGAAGCTCCTTAGCGAGAACGACGAGCTTCAGAAACTGATCGCCGCG AAGGAAGAAAAGATCAAACTTCTAAAACAGACGTTGGCCGAGCGAGACACGCTGAAAGGTGGCAGCGGAAACGTTCCGAAGGATTCGTTGATAGTCGCCGATTTTGTAACCGGCGAGGGGACTTCGGATAGCGCAATCGGTGGGGGTATTTCTGTTTATACTCAATCATCTCGAGCTTCTGCTTCTGACTTTGAGTTTTCAGGATCGTACTTGTAG
- the LOC126916774 gene encoding gamma-aminobutyric acid type B receptor subunit 1 isoform X3, translating into MIGLVIFLTLTGAIGGSLPPDDADNVLHIGGIFPIRGKGGWQGGQACMPAVNLALDDVNREKNLLPGFILKLHSNDSECEPGLGASVMYNLLYYKPHKLMLLAGCSTVCTTVAEAAKMWNLVVLCYGASSPALSDRNRFPTLFRTHPSATVHNPTRIKLLQKFGWSRVAILQQAEEVFISTVEDLEARCKEAGIEIVTRQSFLSDPSDAVRNLRRQDARIIVGLFYVVAARRVLCELYHQNLYGKSYVWFFIGWYEDNWFEKNLETEGITCTIEQMRRAAEGHLTTEALMWNQNNDTTISGMTSEDFRQRLNKVLKESSFDIDNNHYPEGYQEAPLAYDAVWSVALAFNKTMEKLSKQGKSLKNFTYTNKEIADEIYSAINSTQFLGVSGYVAFSSQGDRIALTQIEQVVDGKYVKLGYYDTQSDNLTWRNMERWIGGKVPQDRTIVRTVLRTVSLPLFICMGTISSVGIVIALALIIFNIWNRHRRVIMSSHPVCNTIMLVGVIACLVSVFLLGIDGRFVAPWEYPAICQARSWMLSTGFTLAFGAMFSKVWRVHRLTTKTKADQAKLFMAKQKVSSIQKKVQPWKLYTMVSGLLAVDIVLLVSWQVFDPLQRKMETFPLESSSSGDDDAMIRPELEHCESIHNNIWLGLVYSYKGIILVFGLFLAYETRSIKVKQINDSRYVGMSIYNVVVLCLITAPVTMVIASQQDANFAFVALAIIFCCFLSMALIFVPKVIEVIRHPKDKAESKYNPDVGMSKEDEERYQKLLSENDELQKLIAAKEEKIKLLKQTLAERDTLKGGSGNVPKDSLIVADFVTGEGTSDSAIETDQVG; encoded by the exons ATGATAGGGCTTGTTATATTTTTAACGTTGACGGGAGCGATCGGGGGTTCGTTACCTCCCGACGACGCCGACAATGTGTTGCATATCGGTGGCATTTTTCCCATACGAGGAAAGGGTGGATGGCAGGGTGGCCAG GCTTGCATGCCAGCGGTGAACCTGGCTCTAGACGATGTTAACCGTGAAAAAAATTTGTTACCTGGATTCATACTGAAGCTTCACTCGAACGATAGCGAG TGCGAGCCAGGACTCGGTGCCTCGGTGATGTACAATTTATTATACTATAAACCACACAAATTAATGTTGTTAGCCGGATGTAGTACGGTATGTACGACCGTCGCTGAAGCAGCGAAAATGTGGAACCTGGTAGTG TTGTGTTACGGTGCGTCATCTCCTGCGTTGTCGGATCGAAATCGGTTCCCGACGCTTTTCAGGACACACCCGTCAGCCACGGTGCACAATCCCACGAGAATTAAACTGTTGCAAAAATTTGGCTGGTCTCGAGTGGCAATCTTGCAGCAAGCCGAAGAAGTGTTCATATCT ACCGTAGAAGATTTAGAGGCACGTTGCAAGGAAGCAGGAATAGAAATAGTTACGCGTCAGAGCTTCCTGTCGGACCCGTCGGACGCGGTGAGAAATCTGCGTCGCCAAGATGCCAGAATCATCGTCGGTTTGTTTTACGTGGTGGCCGCGAGAAGAGTTCTCTGCGAATTGTATCATCAGAATCTTTACGGCAAAAGTTACGTGTGGTTCTTCATCGGTTGGTACGAGGATAATTGGTTCGAGAAGAACTTGGAAACGGAGGGAATCACGTGCACGATAGAACAAATGAGGCGCGCGGCTGAAGGACACTTGACGACCGAGGCTCTCATGTGGAATCAAAATAACGACACGACAATCAGCGGGATGACTTCCGAGGATTTTAGGCAGAGATTAAACAAAGTGCTGAAGGAAAGCAGCTTCGACATCGATAACAATCACTACCCCGAAGGTTATCAAGAAGCGCCCCTCGCTTACGACGCGGTTTGGTCGGTGGCGTTAG CTTTCAATAAAACAATGGAGAAGCTGAGTAAGCAAGGAAAGAGTCTAAAGAACTTCACCTACACCAACAAGGAGATAGCAGACGAAATTTACTCGGCGATCAACTCCACTCAGTTTCTAGGGGTATCT GGATACGTTGCATTTAGTTCGCAAGGTGACAGAATCGCATTGACCCAAATCGAGCAAGTGGTCGATGGAAAGTACGTTAAGTTGGGATATTACGATACGCAAAGCGACAATCTGACTTGGAGGAATATGGAAAGGTGGATCGGTGGCAAAGTACCTCAGGATAGGACCATCGTAAGGACCGTTCTAAGGACAGTCTCGTTGCCTTTGTTTATTTGCATGGGAACTATATCATCGGTGGGAATCGTAATAGCGCTggcattaataatttttaatatatggaACAGGCACAGAAG GGTTATAATGTCGTCACATCCTGTGTGCAATACAATAATGCTTGTTGGAGTGATAGCGTGTCTGGTGTCGGTGTTTCTGTTGGGAATCGATGGTAGATTCGTTGCACCGTGGGAATATCCAGCTATCTGCCAGGCTAGATCCTGGATGTTATCTACGGGATTTACTCTGGCGTTCGGCGCGATGTTCAGCAAAGTGTGGCGGGTCCACAGACTCACGACAAAAACGAAAGCCGATCAAGCGAAA TTGTTCATGGCTAAACAAAAAGTTTCGTCCATACAGAAGAAAGTTCAACCGTGGAAGCTGTATACGATGGTAAGCGGACTGTTAGCGGTGGATATAGTGTTGTTAGTCTCCTGGCAAGTATTCGATCCTTTGCAAAGAAAGATGGAAACCTTTCCGTTGGAGTCGTCTTCGTCTGGCGATGACGACGCAATGATCAGACCCGAGTTGGAGCATTGCGAGAGCATACACAATAATATTTGGCTTG GTTTGGTTTACAGCTACAAAGGAATAATTCTGGTATTCGGGCTGTTTTTGGCGTACGAAACGAGGAGCATCAAAGTTAAACAGATCAATGATTCTAGATACGTCGGGATGTCGATATACAACGTGGTTGTTCTCTGTTTGATCACAGCGCCGGTGACGATGGTGATTGCCAGCCAGCAAGACGCTAATTTCGCTTTCGTTGCACTCGCCATTATTTTCTGCTGTTTCTTAAGCATGGCGCTGATCTTTGTGCCTAAAGTGATCGAAGTGATCAGGCATCCGAAAGACAAGGCCGAATCTAAGTACAATCCGGACGTGGGCATGTCGAAGGAAGACGAGGAAAGGTATCAGAAGCTCCTTAGCGAGAACGACGAGCTTCAGAAACTGATCGCCGCG AAGGAAGAAAAGATCAAACTTCTAAAACAGACGTTGGCCGAGCGAGACACGCTGAAAGGTGGCAGCGGAAACGTTCCGAAGGATTCGTTGATAGTCGCCGATTTTGTAACCGGCGAGGGGACTTCGGATAGCGCAATCG AAACGGACCAGGTTGGCTGA
- the LOC126916774 gene encoding gamma-aminobutyric acid type B receptor subunit 1 isoform X4 gives MIGLVIFLTLTGAIGGSLPPDDADNVLHIGGIFPIRGKGGWQGGQACMPAVNLALDDVNREKNLLPGFILKLHSNDSECEPGLGASVMYNLLYYKPHKLMLLAGCSTVCTTVAEAAKMWNLVVLCYGASSPALSDRNRFPTLFRTHPSATVHNPTRIKLLQKFGWSRVAILQQAEEVFISTVEDLEARCKEAGIEIVTRQSFLSDPSDAVRNLRRQDARIIVGLFYVVAARRVLCELYHQNLYGKSYVWFFIGWYEDNWFEKNLETEGITCTIEQMRRAAEGHLTTEALMWNQNNDTTISGMTSEDFRQRLNKVLKESSFDIDNNHYPEGYQEAPLAYDAVWSVALAFNKTMEKLSKQGKSLKNFTYTNKEIADEIYSAINSTQFLGVSGYVAFSSQGDRIALTQIEQVVDGKYVKLGYYDTQSDNLTWRNMERWIGGKVPQDRTIVRTVLRTVSLPLFICMGTISSVGIVIALALIIFNIWNRHRRVIMSSHPVCNTIMLVGVIACLVSVFLLGIDGRFVAPWEYPAICQARSWMLSTGFTLAFGAMFSKVWRVHRLTTKTKADQAKLFMAKQKVSSIQKKVQPWKLYTMVSGLLAVDIVLLVSWQVFDPLQRKMETFPLESSSSGDDDAMIRPELEHCESIHNNIWLGLVYSYKGIILVFGLFLAYETRSIKVKQINDSRYVGMSIYNVVVLCLITAPVTMVIASQQDANFAFVALAIIFCCFLSMALIFVPKVIEVIRHPKDKAESKYNPDVGMSKEDEERYQKLLSENDELQKLIAAKEEKIKLLKQTLAERDTLKGGSGNVPKDSLIVADFVTGEGTSDSAIGSYL, from the exons ATGATAGGGCTTGTTATATTTTTAACGTTGACGGGAGCGATCGGGGGTTCGTTACCTCCCGACGACGCCGACAATGTGTTGCATATCGGTGGCATTTTTCCCATACGAGGAAAGGGTGGATGGCAGGGTGGCCAG GCTTGCATGCCAGCGGTGAACCTGGCTCTAGACGATGTTAACCGTGAAAAAAATTTGTTACCTGGATTCATACTGAAGCTTCACTCGAACGATAGCGAG TGCGAGCCAGGACTCGGTGCCTCGGTGATGTACAATTTATTATACTATAAACCACACAAATTAATGTTGTTAGCCGGATGTAGTACGGTATGTACGACCGTCGCTGAAGCAGCGAAAATGTGGAACCTGGTAGTG TTGTGTTACGGTGCGTCATCTCCTGCGTTGTCGGATCGAAATCGGTTCCCGACGCTTTTCAGGACACACCCGTCAGCCACGGTGCACAATCCCACGAGAATTAAACTGTTGCAAAAATTTGGCTGGTCTCGAGTGGCAATCTTGCAGCAAGCCGAAGAAGTGTTCATATCT ACCGTAGAAGATTTAGAGGCACGTTGCAAGGAAGCAGGAATAGAAATAGTTACGCGTCAGAGCTTCCTGTCGGACCCGTCGGACGCGGTGAGAAATCTGCGTCGCCAAGATGCCAGAATCATCGTCGGTTTGTTTTACGTGGTGGCCGCGAGAAGAGTTCTCTGCGAATTGTATCATCAGAATCTTTACGGCAAAAGTTACGTGTGGTTCTTCATCGGTTGGTACGAGGATAATTGGTTCGAGAAGAACTTGGAAACGGAGGGAATCACGTGCACGATAGAACAAATGAGGCGCGCGGCTGAAGGACACTTGACGACCGAGGCTCTCATGTGGAATCAAAATAACGACACGACAATCAGCGGGATGACTTCCGAGGATTTTAGGCAGAGATTAAACAAAGTGCTGAAGGAAAGCAGCTTCGACATCGATAACAATCACTACCCCGAAGGTTATCAAGAAGCGCCCCTCGCTTACGACGCGGTTTGGTCGGTGGCGTTAG CTTTCAATAAAACAATGGAGAAGCTGAGTAAGCAAGGAAAGAGTCTAAAGAACTTCACCTACACCAACAAGGAGATAGCAGACGAAATTTACTCGGCGATCAACTCCACTCAGTTTCTAGGGGTATCT GGATACGTTGCATTTAGTTCGCAAGGTGACAGAATCGCATTGACCCAAATCGAGCAAGTGGTCGATGGAAAGTACGTTAAGTTGGGATATTACGATACGCAAAGCGACAATCTGACTTGGAGGAATATGGAAAGGTGGATCGGTGGCAAAGTACCTCAGGATAGGACCATCGTAAGGACCGTTCTAAGGACAGTCTCGTTGCCTTTGTTTATTTGCATGGGAACTATATCATCGGTGGGAATCGTAATAGCGCTggcattaataatttttaatatatggaACAGGCACAGAAG GGTTATAATGTCGTCACATCCTGTGTGCAATACAATAATGCTTGTTGGAGTGATAGCGTGTCTGGTGTCGGTGTTTCTGTTGGGAATCGATGGTAGATTCGTTGCACCGTGGGAATATCCAGCTATCTGCCAGGCTAGATCCTGGATGTTATCTACGGGATTTACTCTGGCGTTCGGCGCGATGTTCAGCAAAGTGTGGCGGGTCCACAGACTCACGACAAAAACGAAAGCCGATCAAGCGAAA TTGTTCATGGCTAAACAAAAAGTTTCGTCCATACAGAAGAAAGTTCAACCGTGGAAGCTGTATACGATGGTAAGCGGACTGTTAGCGGTGGATATAGTGTTGTTAGTCTCCTGGCAAGTATTCGATCCTTTGCAAAGAAAGATGGAAACCTTTCCGTTGGAGTCGTCTTCGTCTGGCGATGACGACGCAATGATCAGACCCGAGTTGGAGCATTGCGAGAGCATACACAATAATATTTGGCTTG GTTTGGTTTACAGCTACAAAGGAATAATTCTGGTATTCGGGCTGTTTTTGGCGTACGAAACGAGGAGCATCAAAGTTAAACAGATCAATGATTCTAGATACGTCGGGATGTCGATATACAACGTGGTTGTTCTCTGTTTGATCACAGCGCCGGTGACGATGGTGATTGCCAGCCAGCAAGACGCTAATTTCGCTTTCGTTGCACTCGCCATTATTTTCTGCTGTTTCTTAAGCATGGCGCTGATCTTTGTGCCTAAAGTGATCGAAGTGATCAGGCATCCGAAAGACAAGGCCGAATCTAAGTACAATCCGGACGTGGGCATGTCGAAGGAAGACGAGGAAAGGTATCAGAAGCTCCTTAGCGAGAACGACGAGCTTCAGAAACTGATCGCCGCG AAGGAAGAAAAGATCAAACTTCTAAAACAGACGTTGGCCGAGCGAGACACGCTGAAAGGTGGCAGCGGAAACGTTCCGAAGGATTCGTTGATAGTCGCCGATTTTGTAACCGGCGAGGGGACTTCGGATAGCGCAATCG GATCGTACTTGTAG
- the LOC126916774 gene encoding gamma-aminobutyric acid type B receptor subunit 1 isoform X5 yields MIGLVIFLTLTGAIGGSLPPDDADNVLHIGGIFPIRGKGGWQGGQACMPAVNLALDDVNREKNLLPGFILKLHSNDSECEPGLGASVMYNLLYYKPHKLMLLAGCSTVCTTVAEAAKMWNLVVLCYGASSPALSDRNRFPTLFRTHPSATVHNPTRIKLLQKFGWSRVAILQQAEEVFISTVEDLEARCKEAGIEIVTRQSFLSDPSDAVRNLRRQDARIIVGLFYVVAARRVLCELYHQNLYGKSYVWFFIGWYEDNWFEKNLETEGITCTIEQMRRAAEGHLTTEALMWNQNNDTTISGMTSEDFRQRLNKVLKESSFDIDNNHYPEGYQEAPLAYDAVWSVALAFNKTMEKLSKQGKSLKNFTYTNKEIADEIYSAINSTQFLGVSGYVAFSSQGDRIALTQIEQVVDGKYVKLGYYDTQSDNLTWRNMERWIGGKVPQDRTIVRTVLRTVSLPLFICMGTISSVGIVIALALIIFNIWNRHRRVIMSSHPVCNTIMLVGVIACLVSVFLLGIDGRFVAPWEYPAICQARSWMLSTGFTLAFGAMFSKVWRVHRLTTKTKADQAKKKVQPWKLYTMVSGLLAVDIVLLVSWQVFDPLQRKMETFPLESSSSGDDDAMIRPELEHCESIHNNIWLGLVYSYKGIILVFGLFLAYETRSIKVKQINDSRYVGMSIYNVVVLCLITAPVTMVIASQQDANFAFVALAIIFCCFLSMALIFVPKVIEVIRHPKDKAESKYNPDVGMSKEDEERYQKLLSENDELQKLIAAKEEKIKLLKQTLAERDTLKGGSGNVPKDSLIVADFVTGEGTSDSAIDSPCVKFLPFLAGS; encoded by the exons ATGATAGGGCTTGTTATATTTTTAACGTTGACGGGAGCGATCGGGGGTTCGTTACCTCCCGACGACGCCGACAATGTGTTGCATATCGGTGGCATTTTTCCCATACGAGGAAAGGGTGGATGGCAGGGTGGCCAG GCTTGCATGCCAGCGGTGAACCTGGCTCTAGACGATGTTAACCGTGAAAAAAATTTGTTACCTGGATTCATACTGAAGCTTCACTCGAACGATAGCGAG TGCGAGCCAGGACTCGGTGCCTCGGTGATGTACAATTTATTATACTATAAACCACACAAATTAATGTTGTTAGCCGGATGTAGTACGGTATGTACGACCGTCGCTGAAGCAGCGAAAATGTGGAACCTGGTAGTG TTGTGTTACGGTGCGTCATCTCCTGCGTTGTCGGATCGAAATCGGTTCCCGACGCTTTTCAGGACACACCCGTCAGCCACGGTGCACAATCCCACGAGAATTAAACTGTTGCAAAAATTTGGCTGGTCTCGAGTGGCAATCTTGCAGCAAGCCGAAGAAGTGTTCATATCT ACCGTAGAAGATTTAGAGGCACGTTGCAAGGAAGCAGGAATAGAAATAGTTACGCGTCAGAGCTTCCTGTCGGACCCGTCGGACGCGGTGAGAAATCTGCGTCGCCAAGATGCCAGAATCATCGTCGGTTTGTTTTACGTGGTGGCCGCGAGAAGAGTTCTCTGCGAATTGTATCATCAGAATCTTTACGGCAAAAGTTACGTGTGGTTCTTCATCGGTTGGTACGAGGATAATTGGTTCGAGAAGAACTTGGAAACGGAGGGAATCACGTGCACGATAGAACAAATGAGGCGCGCGGCTGAAGGACACTTGACGACCGAGGCTCTCATGTGGAATCAAAATAACGACACGACAATCAGCGGGATGACTTCCGAGGATTTTAGGCAGAGATTAAACAAAGTGCTGAAGGAAAGCAGCTTCGACATCGATAACAATCACTACCCCGAAGGTTATCAAGAAGCGCCCCTCGCTTACGACGCGGTTTGGTCGGTGGCGTTAG CTTTCAATAAAACAATGGAGAAGCTGAGTAAGCAAGGAAAGAGTCTAAAGAACTTCACCTACACCAACAAGGAGATAGCAGACGAAATTTACTCGGCGATCAACTCCACTCAGTTTCTAGGGGTATCT GGATACGTTGCATTTAGTTCGCAAGGTGACAGAATCGCATTGACCCAAATCGAGCAAGTGGTCGATGGAAAGTACGTTAAGTTGGGATATTACGATACGCAAAGCGACAATCTGACTTGGAGGAATATGGAAAGGTGGATCGGTGGCAAAGTACCTCAGGATAGGACCATCGTAAGGACCGTTCTAAGGACAGTCTCGTTGCCTTTGTTTATTTGCATGGGAACTATATCATCGGTGGGAATCGTAATAGCGCTggcattaataatttttaatatatggaACAGGCACAGAAG GGTTATAATGTCGTCACATCCTGTGTGCAATACAATAATGCTTGTTGGAGTGATAGCGTGTCTGGTGTCGGTGTTTCTGTTGGGAATCGATGGTAGATTCGTTGCACCGTGGGAATATCCAGCTATCTGCCAGGCTAGATCCTGGATGTTATCTACGGGATTTACTCTGGCGTTCGGCGCGATGTTCAGCAAAGTGTGGCGGGTCCACAGACTCACGACAAAAACGAAAGCCGATCAAGCGAAA AAGAAAGTTCAACCGTGGAAGCTGTATACGATGGTAAGCGGACTGTTAGCGGTGGATATAGTGTTGTTAGTCTCCTGGCAAGTATTCGATCCTTTGCAAAGAAAGATGGAAACCTTTCCGTTGGAGTCGTCTTCGTCTGGCGATGACGACGCAATGATCAGACCCGAGTTGGAGCATTGCGAGAGCATACACAATAATATTTGGCTTG GTTTGGTTTACAGCTACAAAGGAATAATTCTGGTATTCGGGCTGTTTTTGGCGTACGAAACGAGGAGCATCAAAGTTAAACAGATCAATGATTCTAGATACGTCGGGATGTCGATATACAACGTGGTTGTTCTCTGTTTGATCACAGCGCCGGTGACGATGGTGATTGCCAGCCAGCAAGACGCTAATTTCGCTTTCGTTGCACTCGCCATTATTTTCTGCTGTTTCTTAAGCATGGCGCTGATCTTTGTGCCTAAAGTGATCGAAGTGATCAGGCATCCGAAAGACAAGGCCGAATCTAAGTACAATCCGGACGTGGGCATGTCGAAGGAAGACGAGGAAAGGTATCAGAAGCTCCTTAGCGAGAACGACGAGCTTCAGAAACTGATCGCCGCG AAGGAAGAAAAGATCAAACTTCTAAAACAGACGTTGGCCGAGCGAGACACGCTGAAAGGTGGCAGCGGAAACGTTCCGAAGGATTCGTTGATAGTCGCCGATTTTGTAACCGGCGAGGGGACTTCGGATAGCGCAATCG ATTCGCCGTGCGTTAAATTTCTGCCCTTTCTGGCTGGATCGTAA